The proteins below come from a single Cricetulus griseus strain 17A/GY chromosome 6, alternate assembly CriGri-PICRH-1.0, whole genome shotgun sequence genomic window:
- the Sapcd2 gene encoding suppressor APC domain-containing protein 2 isoform X3: protein MAVAAMAERGRLSHAAPTPSTEGLPRAFLQSLRTLFDILDDRQRGYVHLREIESRWQGADARELPCGVLEGLRQVAPASGYLTFERFVAGLRTSLLNANGGPRDQARVAPRSGDQPSLQQRLMFMPADEPRTLLERKPLQPSARPAPAGPSGTSRNPELLCIPAEAAPSPEEPERPLSKTLERSPSADASTGGGAQERIVFTPSLQPLRELIALLKAGAAVCKTQDIGTGETRQAPRARGERRRHTITNGVDCGLLKQMKELDQEQEVLLQGLEMMARGREWYQQQLQRVQERQRRLSQSRAGADFGTAGSPLPLGRLLPKVQEVARCLGELLTAACSGRALPSSSLGPLGPTSPSTPVWQQQTILMLKEQNRLLTQEVTDKSERITQLEQEKSALIKQLFEARALSQQDAGPLDSTFI from the exons ATGGCCGTGGCAGCGATGGCCGAGCGTGGCCGCCTGTCGCACGCCGCGCCCACGCCTAGCACCGAGGGGCTGCCGCGAGCTTTTCTCCAGAGCTTGCGCACCCTCTTCGACATCCTGGACGACCGGCAGCGCGGCTATGTGCACTTGCGCGAGATCGAGTCCCGTTGGCAGGGTGCAGACGCACGCGAGCTGCCCTGCGGCGTGCTCGAGGGCCTGCGCCAGGTGGCCCCGGCCAGTGGCTACCTAACCTTCGAGCGCTTCGTGGCGGGCTTGCGCACCTCGCTGCTGAACGCCAACGGCGGCCCGAGGGATCAGGCACGTGTCGCTCCCCGGTCTGGGGACCAGCCTTCGCTGCAGCAACGCCTGATGTTCATGCCGGCCGACGAGCCGCGGACTCTCCTGGAGAGGAAGCCTCTGCAGCCGAGTGCGCGCCCCGCGCCAGCTGGCCCCAGTGGCACCTCCCGGAACCCTGAGCTACTGTGTATCCCGGCGGAGGCGGCACCCTCTCCCGAGGAGCCCGAGCGGCCCCTGAGTAAGACGCTGGAACGGAGTCCGAGCGCGGACGCGA GTACTGGGGGAGGAGCGCAGGAAAGAATTGTATTCACACCCTCTCTCCAACCGCTCAGGGAGCTCATAGCCCTCCTAAAGGCAG GTGCAGCCGTCTGCAAGACCCAGGACATAGGCACAGGTGAAACCCGGCAGGCTCCACGGGCCCGAGGTGAACGTCGAAGGCATACCATCACCAACGGTGTGGACTGTGGCCTG TTGAAGCAGATGAAGGAGTTAGACCAGGAACAGGAGGTGCTGCTGCAGGGCTTGGAGATGATGGCTCGGGGCCGAGAATGGTACCAGCAACAGCTGCAGCGTGTGCAGGAGCGCCAGCGCCGCCTGAGCCAGAGCAGAGCTGGAGCT GACTTTGGGACTGCAGGGAGTCCCCTCCCTCTGGGGAGGTTGCTGCCCAAAGTACAGGAGGTGGCCCGGTGCCTGGGGGAGCTGTTGACTGCAGCCTGTTCTGGCAGA GCTCTGCCCTCGTCTTCTTTGGGGCCCCTGGGCCCCACCTCTCCCTCAACACCAGTGTGGCAGCAGCAGACCATCCTCATGCTGAAAGAACAGAACCGGCTTCTCACTCAG gAGGTGACTGATAAGAGCGAGCGCATCACTCAGCTGGAGCAAGAGAAGTCTGCACTCATCAAGCAGCTGTTTGAGGCCCGGGCTCTCAGCCAGCAGGATGCTGGGCCCCTGGACTCCACTTTCATCTAG
- the Sapcd2 gene encoding suppressor APC domain-containing protein 2 isoform X4 — protein sequence MAVAAMAERGRLSHAAPTPSTEGLPRAFLQSLRTLFDILDDRQRGYVHLREIESRWQGADARELPCGVLEGLRQVAPASGYLTFERFVAGLRTSLLNANGGPRDQARVAPRSGDQPSLQQRLMFMPADEPRTLLERKPLQPSARPAPAGPSGTSRNPELLCIPAEAAPSPEEPERPLSKTLERSPSADASAAVCKTQDIGTGETRQAPRARGERRRHTITNGVDCGLLKQMKELDQEQEVLLQGLEMMARGREWYQQQLQRVQERQRRLSQSRAGADFGTAGSPLPLGRLLPKVQEVARCLGELLTAACSGRALPSSSLGPLGPTSPSTPVWQQQTILMLKEQNRLLTQEVTDKSERITQLEQEKSALIKQLFEARALSQQDAGPLDSTFI from the exons ATGGCCGTGGCAGCGATGGCCGAGCGTGGCCGCCTGTCGCACGCCGCGCCCACGCCTAGCACCGAGGGGCTGCCGCGAGCTTTTCTCCAGAGCTTGCGCACCCTCTTCGACATCCTGGACGACCGGCAGCGCGGCTATGTGCACTTGCGCGAGATCGAGTCCCGTTGGCAGGGTGCAGACGCACGCGAGCTGCCCTGCGGCGTGCTCGAGGGCCTGCGCCAGGTGGCCCCGGCCAGTGGCTACCTAACCTTCGAGCGCTTCGTGGCGGGCTTGCGCACCTCGCTGCTGAACGCCAACGGCGGCCCGAGGGATCAGGCACGTGTCGCTCCCCGGTCTGGGGACCAGCCTTCGCTGCAGCAACGCCTGATGTTCATGCCGGCCGACGAGCCGCGGACTCTCCTGGAGAGGAAGCCTCTGCAGCCGAGTGCGCGCCCCGCGCCAGCTGGCCCCAGTGGCACCTCCCGGAACCCTGAGCTACTGTGTATCCCGGCGGAGGCGGCACCCTCTCCCGAGGAGCCCGAGCGGCCCCTGAGTAAGACGCTGGAACGGAGTCCGAGCGCGGACGCGA GTGCAGCCGTCTGCAAGACCCAGGACATAGGCACAGGTGAAACCCGGCAGGCTCCACGGGCCCGAGGTGAACGTCGAAGGCATACCATCACCAACGGTGTGGACTGTGGCCTG TTGAAGCAGATGAAGGAGTTAGACCAGGAACAGGAGGTGCTGCTGCAGGGCTTGGAGATGATGGCTCGGGGCCGAGAATGGTACCAGCAACAGCTGCAGCGTGTGCAGGAGCGCCAGCGCCGCCTGAGCCAGAGCAGAGCTGGAGCT GACTTTGGGACTGCAGGGAGTCCCCTCCCTCTGGGGAGGTTGCTGCCCAAAGTACAGGAGGTGGCCCGGTGCCTGGGGGAGCTGTTGACTGCAGCCTGTTCTGGCAGA GCTCTGCCCTCGTCTTCTTTGGGGCCCCTGGGCCCCACCTCTCCCTCAACACCAGTGTGGCAGCAGCAGACCATCCTCATGCTGAAAGAACAGAACCGGCTTCTCACTCAG gAGGTGACTGATAAGAGCGAGCGCATCACTCAGCTGGAGCAAGAGAAGTCTGCACTCATCAAGCAGCTGTTTGAGGCCCGGGCTCTCAGCCAGCAGGATGCTGGGCCCCTGGACTCCACTTTCATCTAG
- the Entpd2 gene encoding ectonucleoside triphosphate diphosphohydrolase 2, with product MAGKLLSLLPPLLLAAVGLAGLLLLCVPTQDVREPPSLKYGIVLDAGSSHTSMFVYKWPADKENDTGIVGQHSSCDVQGGGISSYADDPSGAGQSLVECLEQALGDVPKDRHASTPVYLGATAGMRLLNLTNPEATARVLEAVTQTLTQYPFDFRGARILSGQDEGVFGWVTANYLLENFIKYGWVGRWIRPRKGTLGAMDLGGASTQITFETTRPSEDPDSEVHLRLYGQHYRVYTHSFLCYGRDQVLKRLLASALQIHHFHPCWPKGYSTQVLLRDVYQSPCTMDQRPHDFNSSAIVSLSGTSSPALCRDLVSGLFNFSFCPFSQCSFNGVFQPPVTGSFIAFSAFYYTVDFLRTVMELPVGTLQQLEAATEIVCNQTWAELQARVPRQEARLADYCAGAMFIQQLLSRGYRFDEHSYRGVVFQKKAADTAVGWALGYMLNLTNMIPADLPRLRKGTHFSSWVALLLLFAILLLAALVLLLRQVRSTKSPGAL from the exons ATGGCCGGAAAGTTGCTGTCACTGTTGCCACCCCTGCTGCTGGCTGCGGTGGGTCTCGCCGGTCTCCTGCTGCTGTGCGTCCCAACCCAAGACGTCCGGGAGCCGCCCTCCCTCAAG TACGGCATCGTTCTGGATGCTGGCTCTTCACACACATCTATGTTTGTCTACAAGTGGCCAGCAGATAAAGAGAATGACACAGGCATCGTGGGCCAGCACAGCTCTTGTGATGTTCAAG GTGGGGGCATCTCCAGCTATGCAGATGACCCTTCTGGGGCGGGCCAGAGTCTGGTTGAATGTCTGGAACAGGCACTTGGTGATGTGCCCAAAGACAGACATGCCAGCACACCAGTCTACCTGGGAGCTACAGCAGGCATGCGTCTATTGAA CCTGACCAATCCAGAGGCCACAGCCAGGGTGCTCGAGGCAGTGACACAGACGCTCACACAGTACCCCTTTGACTTCCGTGGTGCTCGTATCCTCTCGGGACAGGATGAAGGAGTGTTTGGCTGGGTGACTGCCAACTACCTGCTGGAGAACTTCATCAAG TATGGCTGGGTTGGCCGGTGGATTCGGCCAAGGAAGGGAACTCTGGGGGCCATGGATCTTGGGGGTGCCTCAACACAGATCACCTTTGAGACGACCAGGCCATCTGAAGATCCAGACAGTGAGGTCCATCTGCGACTCTATGGCCAGCACTATCGTGTCTATACCCACAGCTTCCTCTGCTATGGCCGGGACCAGGTTCTGAAGAGGCTGCTGGCCAGTGCTCTCCAG ATCCATCACTTCCACCCCTGCTGGCCAAAGGGCTACTCCACCCAAGTGCTGCTTCGGGACGTCTACCAGTCACCATGCACTATGGACCAGCGTCCTCATGACTTCAACAGCAGTGCCATTGTCAGCCTTTCGGGGACCAGCAGCCCTGCTCTCTGTCGTGACCTAGTCTCTGGGCTCTTCAACTTCTCCTTCTGTCCCTTTTCCCAGTGCTCCTTCAATGGGGTCTTCCAGCCCCCTGTGACTGGGAGCTTCATT GCCTTTTCGGCTTTCTACTATACTGTGGACTTCCTAAGGACGGTGATGGAGCTGCCTGTGGGAACCCTGCAGCAGCTGGAGGCAGCCACGGAGATTGTCTGCAACCAGACCTGGGCTGAG CTTCAGGCCCGAGTTCCAAGGCAGGAGGCCCGCCTGGCTGACTACTGCGCCGGAGCCATGTTCATACAACAGCTGCTAAGTCGCGGCTATCGCTTTGATGAGCACTCTTACAGAGGAGTGGTCTTCCAAAAGAAG GCTGCAGACACGGCTGTCGGCTGGGCGCTGGGCTACATGCTAAATTTGACCAACATGATTCCCGCTGACCTTCCAAGACTACGTAAAGGAACTCACTTCAGCTCCTGGGTCGCTCTTCTCCTGCTCTTCGCAATCCTGCTCTTGGCGGCGTTGGTCCTGCTCCTGCGCCAGGTGCGCTCCACCAAGTCCCCAGGCGCCCTCTAG